The following are encoded together in the Brassica napus cultivar Da-Ae chromosome A9, Da-Ae, whole genome shotgun sequence genome:
- the LOC106366358 gene encoding beta-1,4-mannosyl-glycoprotein 4-beta-N-acetylglucosaminyltransferase isoform X2, whose translation MKIRSLRQPPPKLVLLPTLVIIVSSTCLFGILTNLQTLSYLLRPLWDKPPPPFRRIPHYYAENVSMAHLCNLHGWTPRTEPRRVFDAIIFSNELDLLELRWQELGPYVSKFVILESNTTFTGIPKPLFFDSNKERFAFAEGKIVHGVFPGKKRLHHDQQQEDPFLLEGQQRVAMNWLLREANVSDGDAVIMSDADEIPSPHTVKFLQWCDGIPDVMHLEMRDYMYSFEFPVDYSSWRASVHIYSRKWTHYRHSRQTDLILSDAGWHCSFCFRRLSEFVFKMKGYSHADRVKRKEFLDYSRIQKHICKGYDLFDMLPEEYSFKDLISKIGPIPPSTSAVHLPAFLIQNAARFRFLLPGGCLREP comes from the coding sequence ATGAAAATCAGATCGTTGCGTCAACCGCCACCTAAACTTGTTCTATTGCCAACTCTTGTTATTATCGTTTCCTCAACATGTTTGTTTGGTATCCTCACAAACCTCCAAACCTTATCATATCTTCTCCGTCCTCTCTGGGACAAACCGCCACCACCTTTCAGACGAATCCCTCATTACTACGCCGAGAACGTCTCCATGGCCCACCTCTGCAATCTCCACGGATGGACTCCCAGGACGGAACCAAGGCGAGTCTTCGACGCCATCATCTTCAGCAACGAGCTCGACCTCCTAGAGCTCAGGTGGCAGGAGCTAGGACCATACGTTTCAAAATTCGTAATTCTTGAATCCAATACCACCTTCACAGGCATCCCTAAGCCTCTCTTCTTCGACTCCAACAAGGAGAGGTTCGCCTTCGCCGAGGGTAAGATAGTGCACGGAGTCTTCCCCGGGAAGAAGCGTTTGCACCACGACCAACAACAAGAAGACCCTTTCTTGCTCGAAGGCCAGCAGCGCGTGGCTATGAACTGGCTCCTCAGGGAAGCTAATGTATCCGATGGAGACGCGGTGATAATGTCGGATGCAGATGAGATCCCCAGCCCTCACACCGTGAAGTTCTTACAGTGGTGCGACGGGATACCGGATGTGATGCATCTGGAGATGAGGGATTACATGTATTCCTTCGAGTTCCCGGTCGATTACAGCAGCTGGAGAGCGTCTGTGCATATATACAGCAGGAAATGGACTCACTACCGCCACTCACGACAGACGGACTTGATACTGTCCGACGCCGGGTGGCATTGCAGCTTCTGTTTCAGACGTCTCAGCGAGTTCGTTTTCAAGATGAAAGGGTATAGCCATGCGGATAGAGTGAAGCGCAAGGAGTTTTTGGACTACTCCAGGATACAGAAACATATATGTAAAGGATATGATCTCTTTGACATGCTTCCTGAAGAGTACAGCTTCAAAGATTTGATTAGCAAAATCGGACCCATCCCTCCTTCTACATCCGCTGTACATCTGCCTGCGTTTTTGATTCAGAATGCTGCCCGCTTTCGCTTTCTCCTACCAGGAGGCTGTCTCAGAGAGCCTTAG
- the LOC106366358 gene encoding beta-1,4-mannosyl-glycoprotein 4-beta-N-acetylglucosaminyltransferase isoform X1, translating into MQGEMKIRSLRQPPPKLVLLPTLVIIVSSTCLFGILTNLQTLSYLLRPLWDKPPPPFRRIPHYYAENVSMAHLCNLHGWTPRTEPRRVFDAIIFSNELDLLELRWQELGPYVSKFVILESNTTFTGIPKPLFFDSNKERFAFAEGKIVHGVFPGKKRLHHDQQQEDPFLLEGQQRVAMNWLLREANVSDGDAVIMSDADEIPSPHTVKFLQWCDGIPDVMHLEMRDYMYSFEFPVDYSSWRASVHIYSRKWTHYRHSRQTDLILSDAGWHCSFCFRRLSEFVFKMKGYSHADRVKRKEFLDYSRIQKHICKGYDLFDMLPEEYSFKDLISKIGPIPPSTSAVHLPAFLIQNAARFRFLLPGGCLREP; encoded by the coding sequence ATGCAGGGAGAAATGAAAATCAGATCGTTGCGTCAACCGCCACCTAAACTTGTTCTATTGCCAACTCTTGTTATTATCGTTTCCTCAACATGTTTGTTTGGTATCCTCACAAACCTCCAAACCTTATCATATCTTCTCCGTCCTCTCTGGGACAAACCGCCACCACCTTTCAGACGAATCCCTCATTACTACGCCGAGAACGTCTCCATGGCCCACCTCTGCAATCTCCACGGATGGACTCCCAGGACGGAACCAAGGCGAGTCTTCGACGCCATCATCTTCAGCAACGAGCTCGACCTCCTAGAGCTCAGGTGGCAGGAGCTAGGACCATACGTTTCAAAATTCGTAATTCTTGAATCCAATACCACCTTCACAGGCATCCCTAAGCCTCTCTTCTTCGACTCCAACAAGGAGAGGTTCGCCTTCGCCGAGGGTAAGATAGTGCACGGAGTCTTCCCCGGGAAGAAGCGTTTGCACCACGACCAACAACAAGAAGACCCTTTCTTGCTCGAAGGCCAGCAGCGCGTGGCTATGAACTGGCTCCTCAGGGAAGCTAATGTATCCGATGGAGACGCGGTGATAATGTCGGATGCAGATGAGATCCCCAGCCCTCACACCGTGAAGTTCTTACAGTGGTGCGACGGGATACCGGATGTGATGCATCTGGAGATGAGGGATTACATGTATTCCTTCGAGTTCCCGGTCGATTACAGCAGCTGGAGAGCGTCTGTGCATATATACAGCAGGAAATGGACTCACTACCGCCACTCACGACAGACGGACTTGATACTGTCCGACGCCGGGTGGCATTGCAGCTTCTGTTTCAGACGTCTCAGCGAGTTCGTTTTCAAGATGAAAGGGTATAGCCATGCGGATAGAGTGAAGCGCAAGGAGTTTTTGGACTACTCCAGGATACAGAAACATATATGTAAAGGATATGATCTCTTTGACATGCTTCCTGAAGAGTACAGCTTCAAAGATTTGATTAGCAAAATCGGACCCATCCCTCCTTCTACATCCGCTGTACATCTGCCTGCGTTTTTGATTCAGAATGCTGCCCGCTTTCGCTTTCTCCTACCAGGAGGCTGTCTCAGAGAGCCTTAG
- the LOC106365199 gene encoding uncharacterized protein LOC106365199: MSFLAPCQILEMNIISAQELAPVARCMKTYAVAWIDPERKLTTRVDNTGGTSPTWNDKFVFRLDEEALYDGTSIVVIEIYALHWFKDIHVGTVQTLISDLVNPSSGMRFVTLEVLRASGRPHGLLNIAVGLIDNSGQSMPLLFEEDLMFHKTNITSKPVGLRRSKSDTSSMVESPRKKVTQQQTTRVSSTTNSGFEKDEFSSDSQMVVYEPQRKTPNTMSRQTKHIVHGTPMRPRNTNAFTPKRNSIEYGTPMRSRSRPVVITESDLGPSASVVAAQIAKEKALTGRDAESTVISVGERSVEGLRSKLERWQANLPVVLDVGSSYQPSSDYKTSSNFKPKSSYKPNETVPRNQQMIVAPVPKQGGRKKKGGDNGLFSCFGNICGIECSIVCGGSSGQKASKKKKKKK; encoded by the coding sequence ATGTCTTTTCTTGCGCCTTGTCAAATTTTGGAGATGAATATTATATCGGCCCAAGAATTGGCGCCGGTGGCACGGTGTATGAAAACATATGCGGTAGCTTGGATTGACCCGGAGCGTAAACTAACGACTCGGGTAGACAATACGGGCGGAACAAGCCCTACATGGAATGACAAGTTTGTGTTTCGCCTAGATGAGGAAGCACTCTACGATGGGACATCAATAGTTGTTATAGAAATCTACGCATTGCATTGGTTCAAAGATATTCATGTTGGTACGGTACAAACGTTGATCAGCGATCTTGTGAACCCTTCTTCCGGTATGAGATTCGTTACCCTTGAGGTTCTCCGTGCGTCAGGCCGCCCTCACGGCCTCCTAAACATTGCTGTTGGGCTCATCGATAACTCGGGCCAAAGCATGCCTCTTTTGTTCGAAGAAGATTTGATGTTCCACAAGACAAACATAACTTCGAAACCTGTAGGGCTTCGACGTTCCAAAAGTGATACAAGCTCAATGGTGGAATCACCAAGAAAGAAGGTGACACAACAACAAACCACCCGTGTGAGTTCTACTACAAACTCAGGTTTTGAGAAAGATGAGTTTTCATCTGACTCTCAGATGGTTGTGTATGAGCCACAAAGAAAAACGCCAAATACAATGTCGAGGCAAACAAAACATATCGTGCATGGGACACCGATGAGGCCAAGGAACACGAATGCATTTACTCCCAAAAGGAACAGTATTGAATATGGGACACCAATGAGGTCGAGGTCGAGGCCGGTTGTAATTACAGAGTCTGATTTGGGACCTTCAGCCTCAGTGGTTGCCGCTCAAATAGCAAAAGAGAAGGCTTTGACAGGGAGAGATGCAGAGAGTACTGTGATAAGCGTTGGCGAACGAAGCGTTGAGGGTCTCCGTTCTAAGCTAGAGAGGTGGCAAGCGAATTTACCGGTCGTTTTAGACGTTGGTTCAAGTTATCAACCAAGTTCTGACTACAAAACAAGCTCTAACTTCAAACCTAAATCAAGTTACAAGCCCAATGAAACTGTCCCACGAAATCAACAGATGATTGTAGCTCCTGTTCCAAAGCAGGgtgggaggaagaagaaaggaggTGATAATGGattgttttcatgttttggtAACATTTGTGGCATCGAGTGTTCTATTGTTTGTGGTGGGTCTAGTGGACAAAAAGcatccaagaagaagaagaaaaagaagtga